One window of Streptomyces sp. NBC_00273 genomic DNA carries:
- a CDS encoding virginiamycin B lyase family protein → MTAESRTHEPPAARRWTRRLAAAVALLMLCALPAGAAGAAGAAPPGDVRSPAGSPLYASDYGNNRVVALPADGGDQSTVPLDGLVRPTGLAWDAAGRLYVSDTGNNRVLVLPPNGGEQTVVPTVDLSRPLGLAVDPAGNLYIADSFNDRIVKVPAGGGGQTTVPTTGLLHPWGLAWAPGGELYVSDFVNDRVVKVAVDGSGQSTVPTTGLSQPTGLAPNAAGDLYVADSGNNRVVKVAAGSGAQSTVPTTGLSSPLGLALDGSGNLYVADGFNNRVVRVRESGGGQVTLAFTGLNTPTGLAFPPAAARPGRPGHDRDL, encoded by the coding sequence ATGACGGCCGAGTCACGAACGCACGAACCTCCGGCCGCCCGGCGGTGGACCCGGCGGCTGGCCGCCGCGGTGGCGCTGCTGATGCTCTGCGCGCTCCCCGCGGGCGCGGCGGGCGCGGCCGGCGCCGCGCCGCCCGGCGACGTACGGTCGCCCGCCGGGTCGCCCCTGTACGCGTCCGACTACGGCAACAACCGGGTGGTGGCCCTGCCTGCGGACGGCGGGGACCAGAGCACCGTCCCCCTCGACGGCCTGGTGCGGCCGACCGGTCTGGCCTGGGACGCCGCGGGCCGGCTCTACGTCTCCGACACCGGCAACAACCGGGTCCTCGTGCTGCCCCCGAACGGCGGGGAACAGACCGTCGTTCCCACCGTTGACCTGTCGCGCCCGCTGGGGCTCGCCGTCGACCCGGCCGGGAACCTCTACATCGCCGACAGCTTCAACGACCGGATCGTGAAGGTGCCGGCCGGCGGCGGGGGCCAGACGACCGTCCCCACCACCGGGCTGCTGCACCCCTGGGGGCTGGCGTGGGCGCCCGGCGGGGAGCTGTACGTCTCCGACTTCGTCAACGACCGCGTCGTCAAGGTGGCCGTGGACGGGAGCGGCCAGAGCACCGTGCCCACCACCGGGCTCTCCCAGCCGACCGGACTGGCCCCGAACGCCGCCGGTGACCTCTACGTCGCCGACAGCGGCAACAACCGCGTGGTGAAGGTGGCCGCGGGCAGCGGTGCGCAGAGCACGGTGCCCACCACCGGCCTCAGCTCCCCGCTCGGCCTCGCGCTCGACGGATCCGGCAACCTCTACGTGGCCGACGGCTTCAACAACCGGGTGGTGCGGGTCCGCGAGTCGGGCGGCGGACAGGTCACGCTCGCCTTCACCGGCCTCAACACGCCGACGGGTCTCGCGTTCCCACCGGCCGCCGCACGGCCGGGACGGCCGGGACACGACCGGGACCTATAG
- a CDS encoding MarR family winged helix-turn-helix transcriptional regulator gives MEYSHDDAELIRQPIGYWSWAAYEAVVNRTRGALAGLGTSQPQWWILARVALAGDEVRTRDEVTETLRGYLAVGEGALSEEMDTVIVQGWITQDAEGRLEMTPEGREFFAKAAALQGDLWDERHAGISDEEYLITLKVLQRFIHNVGGQAWHH, from the coding sequence ATGGAGTACTCGCACGATGACGCCGAACTGATCCGCCAGCCCATCGGCTACTGGAGCTGGGCCGCCTACGAGGCGGTCGTGAACCGCACCCGTGGCGCGCTCGCCGGGCTCGGCACCAGCCAGCCGCAGTGGTGGATCCTCGCCCGGGTCGCGCTGGCGGGCGACGAGGTCAGGACCCGGGACGAGGTGACCGAGACGCTGCGGGGGTACCTCGCGGTGGGCGAGGGGGCGCTGTCCGAGGAGATGGACACGGTCATCGTCCAGGGCTGGATCACCCAGGACGCCGAAGGGCGCCTGGAGATGACCCCCGAGGGGCGCGAGTTCTTCGCCAAGGCCGCGGCCCTGCAGGGGGACCTGTGGGACGAGCGGCACGCCGGGATCTCCGACGAGGAGTACCTGATCACCCTCAAGGTGCTCCAGCGGTTCATCCACAACGTGGGCGGGCAGGCCTGGCACCACTGA
- a CDS encoding MBL fold metallo-hydrolase — protein MRDRTDAPAPAPAPAPAPAPAPAPAPAQSPAPSPDSVPDLAPAAPERASAPRPLGEHRRWPRSFADRLTTPLPGVRGYARLAREGAFRPGPEGLRGIPDLPYGPGPLPPAPPGSVCVTWAGHASWVLRTGGLTVLTDPVWSRRILGTPARMTPVGVRWGDLPPVDAVVISHNHYDHLDAPTLKRLPRRTPLFVPAGLAGWFRRRGFTRVTDLDWWESAELRGVLFEFVPAHHWSKRSLIDTCRSLWGGWILTDTLSAAPRKLYFAGDTGYGHWFGEIGRRHPGIDLALLPVGAYAPRWWLGDVHADPEEAVRACLDLGARRMAPMHWATFVLSAEPVMEPLSRTLVAWRRAGLPREDLWDLPIGASRTLPPEGAVTGAGAADGTAAGAGD, from the coding sequence ATGAGGGACCGGACGGATGCCCCCGCCCCCGCCCCTGCGCCGGCCCCGGCCCCGGCCCCGGCCCCGGCCCCGGCCCCGGCCCAGAGTCCGGCCCCTTCGCCCGACTCCGTACCCGACCTCGCCCCCGCCGCACCGGAGCGTGCGTCCGCGCCTCGACCGCTCGGTGAACACCGCCGCTGGCCCCGCTCGTTCGCGGACCGGCTGACCACCCCGCTGCCCGGGGTCCGCGGCTACGCCCGCCTCGCCCGCGAGGGCGCCTTCCGGCCGGGCCCCGAAGGCCTGCGCGGCATTCCCGACCTGCCGTACGGGCCCGGCCCGCTGCCGCCGGCGCCCCCCGGCAGCGTCTGCGTCACCTGGGCCGGGCACGCCAGTTGGGTCCTGCGGACCGGCGGGCTGACCGTACTGACCGACCCGGTCTGGTCCCGGCGGATCCTCGGCACCCCGGCCCGGATGACCCCGGTCGGGGTGCGGTGGGGGGATCTGCCACCGGTGGACGCGGTGGTGATCAGCCACAACCACTACGACCACCTCGACGCCCCCACCCTCAAGCGGCTGCCCCGGCGCACGCCCCTCTTCGTACCGGCGGGCCTGGCCGGCTGGTTCCGCCGCCGCGGCTTCACCCGGGTCACCGACCTCGACTGGTGGGAATCGGCCGAACTGCGCGGCGTGCTCTTCGAGTTCGTCCCCGCCCACCACTGGTCGAAGCGGTCGCTGATCGACACGTGCCGGTCCCTGTGGGGCGGCTGGATCCTCACCGACACCCTGAGTGCGGCGCCGCGGAAGCTCTACTTCGCGGGTGACACGGGCTACGGGCACTGGTTCGGCGAGATCGGCCGCCGCCACCCCGGCATCGACCTCGCCCTCCTGCCCGTCGGCGCGTACGCCCCGCGCTGGTGGCTCGGCGACGTCCACGCCGACCCGGAGGAGGCCGTCCGGGCCTGTCTCGACCTCGGCGCCCGCCGGATGGCCCCCATGCACTGGGCCACCTTCGTCCTCTCCGCGGAACCGGTCATGGAACCCCTGTCCCGCACCCTGGTCGCCTGGCGCCGGGCCGGCCTCCCGCGCGAGGACCTCTGGGACCTGCCGATCGGCGCCTCCCGCACGCTGCCCCCAGAGGGGGCCGTGACCGGCGCCGGGGCCGCGGACGGAACCGCGGCGGGGGCCGGCGACTGA
- a CDS encoding aminotransferase class I/II-fold pyridoxal phosphate-dependent enzyme — MQRTAAEGRGPVRYGPPAPQPGLPVLPELVSVLAAAAGRAAPEPPGGGEAVREAACRHWGRRGLATSPESVAAGPGAPALLLALLGAYGGDVMLPRPCPAWWTPQVRLLGRRAYHVPTPAECGGVPDPYALLETVRRVRAEGGDPRVLLLSVADDPTATVPPPEMLREACEAAESAGLLVVSDESWRDTVHRPHDTLVLSPAEMLPERAAVLIDLAGAMLPAGWPAAVVRFPDTPRGTWLRARTLDVLTATGAMVAGPVAAAAAHALDEPDAVTGRAYAAAALHGVVAAAAHHRLLEAGALARPPQAGRHLYADLTPLRAGLARHGVGDAMELEDWLGGRLGAPTPGGQRFADELGALRVRLSTGPLLGATPQERLAALTARDPLALPHVRDSLELLGSVLAGLA; from the coding sequence ATGCAGCGCACGGCGGCGGAGGGCCGCGGCCCGGTCCGGTACGGCCCGCCCGCCCCCCAGCCCGGCTTGCCCGTGCTCCCCGAACTGGTCTCCGTCCTCGCCGCAGCCGCCGGACGCGCCGCGCCCGAGCCCCCGGGCGGCGGCGAGGCCGTGCGGGAGGCCGCCTGCCGGCACTGGGGCCGGCGCGGGCTCGCCACCTCCCCCGAGAGCGTGGCGGCGGGCCCCGGAGCCCCCGCGCTGCTCCTGGCCCTGCTCGGGGCTTACGGGGGAGACGTGATGCTGCCCCGTCCCTGTCCCGCGTGGTGGACCCCGCAGGTCCGGCTGCTGGGACGGCGGGCCTACCACGTGCCGACCCCGGCCGAGTGCGGCGGAGTGCCGGACCCCTACGCCCTGCTGGAGACCGTCCGGCGGGTGCGCGCCGAGGGCGGCGACCCGCGCGTGCTGCTGCTGTCGGTCGCCGACGACCCCACCGCGACCGTGCCGCCGCCCGAGATGCTGCGCGAGGCCTGCGAGGCCGCCGAATCCGCCGGGCTGCTCGTCGTCAGCGACGAGAGCTGGCGGGACACCGTCCACCGGCCCCACGACACCCTGGTCCTGAGCCCCGCAGAGATGCTCCCCGAACGGGCGGCCGTCCTCATCGACCTGGCCGGCGCGATGTTGCCGGCCGGCTGGCCCGCCGCCGTCGTCCGCTTCCCCGACACCCCGCGCGGGACCTGGCTGCGCGCCCGTACGCTCGACGTCCTCACCGCCACCGGGGCGATGGTCGCCGGGCCGGTCGCGGCGGCCGCCGCGCACGCCCTCGACGAACCCGACGCCGTCACCGGGCGCGCGTACGCCGCCGCCGCCCTGCACGGGGTGGTGGCCGCCGCCGCGCACCACCGACTGCTGGAGGCCGGGGCGCTGGCCCGGCCCCCGCAGGCCGGCCGGCACCTGTACGCCGACCTCACCCCGCTGCGCGCCGGACTCGCCCGGCACGGGGTCGGCGACGCGATGGAACTGGAGGACTGGCTCGGCGGCCGGCTCGGCGCGCCCACACCGGGCGGGCAGCGGTTCGCCGACGAACTGGGCGCGCTGCGCGTGCGGTTGTCCACCGGGCCGCTCTTGGGCGCCACCCCGCAGGAGCGGCTGGCCGCGCTCACCGCCCGCGATCCGCTCGCGCTCCCGCACGTACGCGACTCGCTTGAGCTCCTCGGATCAGTCCTGGCCGGGCTGGCCTGA